One segment of Labrus mixtus chromosome 10, fLabMix1.1, whole genome shotgun sequence DNA contains the following:
- the LOC132981820 gene encoding uncharacterized protein LOC132981820, with translation MIMREILLCLLLGLFFTACFGSACVPAQCLKCNYTVETVADSCSICSARCINMSVVPSDCKTDFQVSINSTVPEPDEGDDITLTCVHNLPNVNLTFEWEKEGEGFLEGQNKSQLVLESVLSDKNGRYYCFVNSTCGHFQSSPLDVTVKNNSVVILIICGVSALALVLILGIAMKYKLKRDNAQHKQRRMQREQNEQRAIPAPFIP, from the exons ATGATCATGAGAGAGATATTGCTCTGTCTTTTGCTCGGTCTCTTCTTCACAG CTTGCTTTGGCTCTGCCTGTGTTCCTGCTCAGTGTCTGAAATGTAACTACACGGTAGAGACTGTggcag ATTCTTGTTCAATCTGCTCTGCACGCTGCATCAATA TGTCTGTAGTGCCGTCAGACTGTAAAACAG ACTTTCAGGTTTCCATCAACAGCACTGTACCCGAGCCGGATGAAGGCGACGACATCACTCTAACGTGTGTTCACAATCTTCCTAACGTGAATCTGACGTTTGAGTgggaaaaggagggagaggggttCCTCGAAggccaaaataaaagccagctTGTTCTGGAAAGTGTGTTGTCTGATAAAAATGGCCGGTACTACTGCTTTGTGAACAGCACTTGTGGCCATTTCCAGTCTTCACcacttgatgtcactgtcaaGA ACAACAGTGTGGTGATCCTGATTATCTGTGGTGTTTCTGCTTTAGCCCTGGTTCTGATTTTGGGCATCGCTATGAAATACAAGCTGAAAAGAGACAACG ctcaacacaaacagaggaggATGCAGAGAGAACAGAATGAGCAGAGAGCCATCCCAGCTCCATTCATACCATGA
- the arl3l1 gene encoding ADP ribosylation factor like GTPase 3, like 1, whose translation MGEAQKGLLSVIEKLKGSTEQEVRIVLLGLDNAGKTTLLKSLASEDVNTITPTQGFNIKSVASHGMKLNVWDIGGQRKIRPFWKKYLENTDLLIYVIDSADKKRFEETGLELSELIDEENLKGVPVLIFANKQDLATASPASEVAEGLNLHTYRDREWQIQACSAVSGEGVQDGMNWICNNIVNKKK comes from the exons ATGGGAGAAGCTCAAAAG GGCTTACTCTCTGTCATTGAGAAACTGAAGGGATCCACAGAGCAGGAGGTCAGGATAGTGCTGCTCGGGTTGGACAACGCTGGAAAGACCACCCTGCTAAAGAGCCTTGCCTCAGAGGACGTGAACACCATCACACCAACGCAG GGCTTCAACATCAAGAGCGTCGCCTCTCATGGTATGAAACTCAATGTTTGGGACATTGGAGGACAGAGGAAGATCAGGCCCTTCTGGAAAAAGTACCTGGAAAACACAGACCTATTG ATCTATGTTATTGACAGTGCAGACAAGAAGCGGTTTGAGGAGACGGGACTG gagctgtCTGAGCTGATCGATGAGGAGAATCTAAAGGGAGTTCCTGTGCTCATCTTCGCCAACAAGCAGGATCTAGCCACAGCATCACCAGCCAGTGAGGTCGCTGAGGGACTCAACCTGCATACGTACCGTGACCGTGAGTGGCAGATTCAGGCCTGCTCAGCCGTGTCTGGGGAGGGAGTTCAG GATGGCATGAACTGGATTTGCAACAACATTGTGAAcaagaagaaatga